A genomic region of Aureimonas populi contains the following coding sequences:
- a CDS encoding ActR/PrrA/RegA family redox response regulator transcription factor codes for MMDAQQDQDGAAGERSLLLVDDDRAFVTRLARAFETRGYPVRAATSVAEGLDAVKHEAPALAVVDMRLEDGNGLQIIEALRAARPDACIVVLTGYGNIATAVTAVKLGAIDYLAKPADVDEIVAALTREGAAPAEPPQNPMSADRVRWEHIQRVYEMCERNVSETARRLSMHRRTLQRILAKRAPR; via the coding sequence ATGATGGATGCGCAGCAGGATCAGGATGGCGCGGCGGGCGAACGGTCACTGCTGCTCGTCGATGACGACCGCGCCTTCGTCACGCGCCTTGCCCGCGCCTTCGAAACGCGCGGCTACCCGGTGCGTGCCGCCACCAGCGTCGCCGAGGGGCTGGATGCGGTGAAGCACGAGGCCCCGGCGCTGGCCGTGGTGGACATGCGGCTGGAGGACGGCAACGGCCTTCAGATCATCGAGGCGCTGCGGGCCGCGCGCCCCGACGCGTGCATCGTGGTTCTCACCGGCTACGGCAATATCGCCACCGCCGTGACGGCGGTGAAGCTCGGCGCCATCGATTATCTGGCCAAGCCTGCGGATGTGGACGAGATCGTCGCCGCCCTCACCCGCGAGGGCGCAGCGCCGGCCGAGCCGCCGCAGAACCCCATGTCGGCCGACCGGGTGCGCTGGGAGCATATCCAGCGCGTCTACGAGATGTGCGAGCGCAACGTGTCCGAAACCGCGCGCCGCCTGTCCATGCACCGGCGCACGCTCCAGCGCATTCTGGCCAAGCGCGCGCCGCGCTGA
- a CDS encoding MmcB family DNA repair protein, whose translation MPIVSPHRFEPLIDGRQSERAMLVRRGVQRLMIEHRVSLLPEIPLVSGRRADLLCLSEKGEFSIVEIKTSVEDFRCDRKWPDYRLHCDRLYFATHPGVPVSIFPAECGLIVSDGYGAEMLREAPEHRLAPATRKALTLRFARLSADRLLQAEWAANPYMTGSGMD comes from the coding sequence ATGCCGATCGTTTCGCCCCACAGGTTCGAGCCTCTCATCGACGGACGCCAGTCCGAGCGCGCCATGCTGGTTCGCCGGGGCGTCCAGCGCCTGATGATCGAGCACCGCGTGTCGCTCCTGCCGGAGATACCGCTCGTCTCGGGCCGAAGGGCCGATCTGCTCTGCCTTTCTGAGAAGGGTGAATTCTCCATCGTGGAGATCAAGACCTCCGTGGAGGACTTTCGCTGCGACCGAAAATGGCCGGACTACCGCCTGCATTGCGACAGGCTGTATTTCGCCACGCATCCGGGCGTGCCTGTCTCCATCTTCCCGGCGGAATGCGGGCTGATCGTCTCCGACGGCTATGGCGCGGAGATGCTGCGCGAGGCGCCCGAGCACCGTCTGGCGCCCGCCACCCGCAAGGCCCTGACGCTGCGCTTCGCCCGCCTCTCGGCCGACCGGCTGCTCCAGGCCGAATGGGCGGCCAACCCCTACATGACGGGAAGCGGGATGGACTGA
- the cueR gene encoding Cu(I)-responsive transcriptional regulator, translating to MNIGEASRRSGLPPKTIRYYEEIGLIRPARARNGYRDYGERDIHLLRFLQRSRSLGFSIEEARKLLSLYGDENRHSKDVRHLAARRIGEIERKIAELESLKKALGELTEACAGGQGPDCPILDEIAGESARVARPAH from the coding sequence ATGAATATCGGTGAGGCGTCGCGGCGCTCCGGCCTGCCGCCCAAGACGATTCGCTATTACGAGGAGATCGGGCTCATCCGCCCGGCGCGCGCGCGCAACGGCTATCGCGACTATGGGGAGCGGGACATCCATCTGTTGCGCTTCCTGCAACGCTCGCGCTCGCTCGGTTTCTCCATCGAGGAGGCGCGCAAGCTCCTGTCGCTCTACGGCGACGAGAACCGCCACTCCAAGGATGTGCGGCACCTGGCGGCGCGCCGGATCGGCGAGATCGAGCGCAAGATCGCGGAGCTGGAATCGCTGAAGAAGGCACTCGGCGAGCTGACGGAGGCCTGCGCGGGCGGGCAGGGCCCCGATTGCCCGATCCTGGACGAGATCGCGGGGGAGAGCGCCAGGGTGGCGCGCCCGGCGCATTGA
- a CDS encoding L,D-transpeptidase yields the protein MTLASKILPFALLASGMLLAGCNTHQNQASRATDAAVATAFSGEAAPMLAGGPLGPVELTAYAAVQDGGFNLPAIPVERIEPRFLRQRVVYDGRGFEPGTVVVDTNDHFLYVIEPRGTAMRYGIGIGKAGFEWSGEAYVRDKQHWPKWFPPKEMIERRPELAPYGNEVGMNPGLMNPLGSRALYLWQGNKDTLYRLHGTPEWWSIGKSVSSGCIRLLNQDVMDLHDRVPLNARVIVLQPGETLESKRAVS from the coding sequence ATGACCCTCGCATCCAAGATTCTCCCTTTCGCCCTCCTGGCCTCCGGCATGCTGCTGGCCGGCTGCAACACCCATCAGAACCAGGCCAGCCGGGCCACCGATGCGGCCGTGGCCACCGCCTTCTCGGGCGAGGCCGCGCCGATGCTGGCGGGCGGGCCCCTCGGGCCGGTGGAGCTGACGGCCTATGCGGCGGTCCAGGATGGCGGCTTCAACCTGCCGGCCATCCCGGTGGAGCGGATCGAGCCCAGGTTCCTGCGCCAGCGCGTCGTCTATGACGGGCGCGGCTTCGAGCCCGGAACGGTGGTGGTCGATACCAACGACCACTTCCTCTATGTCATCGAGCCGCGCGGCACGGCGATGCGCTACGGCATCGGCATCGGCAAGGCCGGCTTCGAATGGTCCGGCGAGGCCTATGTGCGCGACAAGCAGCACTGGCCCAAATGGTTTCCGCCCAAGGAGATGATCGAGCGCCGGCCTGAACTGGCACCCTACGGCAACGAGGTGGGCATGAATCCGGGCCTGATGAACCCGCTGGGTTCGCGCGCCCTCTATCTCTGGCAGGGCAACAAGGACACGCTCTACCGCCTGCACGGCACGCCGGAATGGTGGTCGATCGGCAAGTCCGTCTCTTCCGGCTGCATCCGCCTCCTGAACCAGGACGTGATGGATCTTCACGATCGCGTGCCCTTGAACGCGCGCGTCATCGTCCTGCAACCGGGCGAAACGCTGGAGTCCAAACGCGCCGTCAGCTGA